A window of the Brassica napus cultivar Da-Ae chromosome A2, Da-Ae, whole genome shotgun sequence genome harbors these coding sequences:
- the LOC106419907 gene encoding transcription factor RHD6-like: MALVNNHPNEAKYVSKQNSSSQDLSSPENYGLDQPDAAYAGGGGHSASSSSTMNSDHQQNHQGIVFYPSGESVEDHNSLLDFNGSSFLNFDHNDDRHESFPPPTISCGGVSGGFSFLEGNNMSYSFTNWNQHHMDIIGPRHIETPGTNQVHKDWLYSDSTVVTTGSRHKSASPKSTGNKRSYTGESSQPPSKKPTTGAKGKAKPKPTTSPKDPQSLAAKNRRERISERLKILQELVPNGTKVDLVTMLEKAISYVKFLQVQVKVLAADEFWPAQGGKAPDISQVKDAIDAILSSSQRGRNLDPVTNQ, from the exons ATGGCACTCGTTAATAACCATCCCAACGAGGCAAAGTACGTGTCAAAACAAAACTCCTCATCCCAAGATCTCTCATCACCGGAGAACTACGGATTGGATCAGCCTGACGCAGCTTATGCCGGAGGAGGAGGACATTCGGCTTCGAGCAGTAGCACGATGAATTCCGATCATCAGCAAAATCATCAAGGGATAGTATTTTACCCTTCTGGCGAATCCGTCGAGGATCACAACTCTTTGTTAGATTTCAACGGATCCTCATTTCTTAACTTCGACCACAACGATGATCGTCATGAGAGCTTTCCTCCTCCAACCATAAGTTGCGGTGGTGTTAGCGGTGGCTTCTCTTTTTTGGAAGGCAACAACATGAGCTACAGCTTCACAAACTGGAATCAACATCATATGGATATTATTGGCCCTAGACACATCGAAACTCCCGGGACAAACCAAGTCCATAAAGACTGGTTATATTCTGATTCAACTGTTGTAACCACTGGTTCTAGACATAAGTCTGCCTCGCCTAAATCCACTGGAAATAAACGTTCTTATACG GGAGAGAGCAGTCAACCACCCTCAAAGAAACCCACTACCGGCGCAAAAGGGAAAGCTAAGCCTAAGCCAACAACTTCACCGAAAGATCCACAAAGCCTAGCAGCCAag aatcGAAGAGAAAGAATAAGTGAACGTCTCAAGATATTGCAAGAACTTGTTCCCAATGGCACCAAG GTTGATTTGGTAACGATGTTAGAGAAGGCCATTAGTTATGTAAAGTTTCTTCAAGTGCAAGTTAAG GTACTTGCGGCCGATGAGTTTTGGCCGGCACAAGGAGGGAAAGCTCCTGATATTTCTCAAGTTAAAGATGCCATTGATGCCATCCTCTCTTCGTCACAACGAGGCAGGAATTTGGATCCAGTCACCAATCAATGA
- the LOC106409693 gene encoding MATH domain and coiled-coil domain-containing protein At2g42480, whose product MCNRKPSFRLEIDNFSEKEACIESPTFVSGGCEWYLFLYPKGDSLCDDHLSLYLSVANTQLLQSGWKRSINYYFIVVNQCHKELYRSSRLGGHLFCAENPSWGQRKFLPLEKYQEKGFLEKDRLIIQVYIDILEATDGKDLEVSRIKQRLQNIESCFVKNCVEFKSKEISLEKEESDTDASRIKKLEERVNNLELMISDDVNASRIQQQEERIKSLETMMSDLKVGLDMEKAKSCADGFFVVDHNDVLM is encoded by the exons ATGTGTAATCGAAAGCCCAGTTTTAGGTTAGAGATAGATAACTTCTCTGAGAAGGAAGCATGCATAGAGTCTCCGACATTCGTGAGTGGCGGATGCGAATG GTATCTCTTTCTTTATCCAAAGGGAGATAGTCTCTGTGATGATCACTTGTCTTTGTACCTGAGCGTTGCAAATACTCAATTATTGCAAAGTGGATGGAAAAGAAGTATTAATTACTATTTTATCGTGGTGAATCAATGCCACAAAGAGCTCTACAGATCATCAA GGCTTGGTGGACACCTTTTCTGTGCTGAGAATCCATCCTGGGGGCAACGAAAGTTCTTGCCTCTTGAAAAATACCAAGAAAAAGGGTTTCTGGAGAAGGACAGACTCATCATTCAAGTCTACATTGACATTTTAGAAGCTACTGATGGAAAAGACCTAGAGGTGTCTCGGATCAAACAACGCTTGCAGAATATTGAGTCTTGTTTCGTGAAGAATTGTGTAGAGTTCAAATCTAAAGAGATTTCCTTGGAGAAGGAGGAGTCAGATACTGACGCGTCTCGGATTAAAAAACTTGAGGAACGAGTGAATAATCTTGAGCTAATGATATCAGATGATGTTAATGCGTCTCGAATCCAGCAACAAGAGGAACGCATCAAGAGCCTTGAGACGATGATGTCAGATCTCAAAGTTGGTCTGGACATGGAGAAGGCCAAGTCTTGTGCTGATGGATTTTTCGTGGTCGACCACAATGATGTTTTGATGTAG
- the LOC125585603 gene encoding lipid phosphate phosphatase epsilon 1, chloroplastic-like, whose protein sequence is MAFLVKKFARRDGSEQSGPVEQEASINGSPEIRYEMVTGRGIEAIVNTLSKWVVSILFASIILLRRDGTALWGIIGSVSNSALLVVLKRIINQARPATTSRTDPGMPSTHAQSISFIYVFDVLSGKQLKRTWN, encoded by the exons ATGGCCTTTTTGGTCAAAAAATTTGCTCGCAGAGACGGAAGCGAACAATCTGGGCCGGTCGAGCAAGAAGCTTCCATCAATGGGTCTCCAGAGATCCGGTACGAGATGGTAACCGGTCGTGGGATTGAAGCCATCGTTAATACTCTG AGCAAATGGGTTGTGTCTATTCTGTTTGCTTCCATCATTCTTCTGCGGCGTGATGGTACTGCCTTGTGGGGAATCATTGGATCCGTTTCGAATTCGGCTCTTTTAGTGGTGCTGAAGCGTATAATTAACCAAGCGAGGCCTGCTACAACCTCGCGTACTGATCCCGGTATGCCATCTACTCACGCCCAGTCTATCTCTTTCATATATGTGTTTGATGTTTTGTCTGGTAAGCAATTAAAAAGAACTTGGAACTAG